In Methanooceanicella nereidis, a single window of DNA contains:
- a CDS encoding VWA domain-containing protein — MVCLISILFSGIFPAVVKADTGYSIDTEILTSIPRVTEPVDVKVSVLENGIPLSDKNVELQVTYPDSSTQILTCVTDSSGIALFSFIASTKAEDHNLRINVSNNILTRSIPVQASDPESIYLAYSRKLVQANGISTALITAIVEDKYQNRNKSTVLGVDTSSGIHLEGVTDEFGTLSFNAGPGASSYIENIQVSTKSSPVTISNSTQVWFVDGDLTLERSAEIIVANSSVTITGTLTNGGSIFTGVPVYYEFYLYRPGQNNSIPYYVVSDTGVASVTLNASTSIGTNYVMCKVRDLDLFRMTTFQVMSSSPTNLTVFTIPSDPVFADGVSTYKIMAQLSDEFGNRAPSGILINFSNPYGEVWSVPTNKFGTAEITSSPSSYPGEVLINVSTINNLTKSISLQYIVGPPCKVYLRAIPNVVASSEVLNDESFKNIHATNVTAIVTDEWYHPLPGQYVELTVPTGNGLISEPSSGTTNQFGEFRSVFTLDNNSFYFGEATVKAESNGMMATANIIYTNRSFLSVSTEVEPRIAAVNKSVNVTINITGIGWKVAPKPVDAMLVIDTSSSMDWYADLDRQGELPKTGWIPDDKKWYKIGEYTMTQRPKSIDFMCGWRYNNQGLSGSQTTYYDLLVQYPNGNNYTCTSGLTERIHVVNDAKNMPLGTYQLYARYQNGTIAPPSPYFLSVELNTKRIKAAKDASKDFVETVSPLDRVGLVSYNSNSQLRYPLTPMSGDRSGLISSINGMSLGGGTYTHLGLSRAIDHLLSTTNDDVKKVIILLTDGYSYYPDNDRAQALRARDNGIILYTVGFGGCDEEQLSYLANVTGGKYYRASNSSDLSERFKFIATDMHDTIAQSSELTLLGERSEINGTVINNAEYVSGSAIVTATNGTKYQKDPTITFNDSSYTLKWNPGVIRVNEIWSVKYQLLIKKGGYIYPIGNGSQISFLRPDDSIGTSEIGYEVIYASDNLTAGLNADDRIINITIISPGNNSRIRNDLTEVVWLVRYNDTGNYTQVIDFAPDTTGIFNVISTGFQGNMSNNNTPFKEYWNVRDLPFGNYLLRISASDGNSTDSTFIVVNRPDMRGQIILE; from the coding sequence GTGGTCTGTTTAATTTCAATTCTATTTTCCGGAATATTTCCTGCGGTCGTAAAAGCAGATACGGGCTACAGTATAGACACAGAGATACTTACTTCGATCCCTCGCGTTACCGAACCAGTCGATGTTAAAGTAAGTGTTCTTGAAAACGGCATTCCTTTATCTGATAAAAATGTGGAACTTCAGGTGACATATCCCGACTCAAGCACACAGATACTGACCTGCGTCACAGACTCAAGCGGTATCGCACTTTTTTCATTCATTGCGTCAACTAAAGCTGAAGATCACAATTTAAGGATAAACGTTTCTAATAATATCTTAACAAGATCTATACCTGTCCAGGCATCTGACCCGGAAAGCATATATCTGGCATACTCAAGAAAGCTGGTGCAGGCCAACGGGATATCCACCGCCCTGATAACGGCCATAGTCGAAGATAAATATCAAAATCGAAATAAATCCACTGTCTTAGGGGTTGATACAAGCTCGGGTATCCATCTGGAAGGTGTGACAGATGAGTTCGGTACATTATCATTCAACGCAGGGCCCGGCGCTAGTTCTTATATTGAAAATATTCAGGTAAGCACTAAATCTTCTCCCGTTACAATATCTAACTCGACACAGGTCTGGTTCGTAGATGGCGATTTGACCCTTGAAAGGTCAGCTGAAATAATAGTGGCGAACTCCAGTGTGACAATAACCGGGACTCTGACGAACGGCGGCTCGATTTTTACAGGAGTCCCGGTTTATTATGAGTTTTACCTGTACAGGCCCGGACAAAACAACAGCATACCATACTATGTAGTATCGGACACCGGTGTTGCCTCCGTTACTCTGAACGCGTCTACCTCGATCGGTACCAATTACGTGATGTGTAAGGTCAGGGATCTTGACCTGTTCAGGATGACTACTTTTCAGGTAATGAGCTCCAGCCCGACCAATCTGACTGTATTTACTATCCCGTCAGATCCGGTCTTTGCTGATGGTGTATCGACTTATAAGATCATGGCACAATTATCGGATGAGTTCGGTAACCGAGCTCCATCAGGCATATTGATCAATTTTTCCAATCCTTACGGTGAAGTATGGTCTGTGCCGACAAATAAATTCGGGACCGCAGAGATAACGTCCAGCCCTTCAAGCTATCCTGGCGAAGTATTGATAAACGTCTCGACAATTAACAACCTGACTAAATCTATTTCTCTCCAGTATATCGTAGGCCCGCCTTGTAAAGTCTACTTAAGGGCTATACCCAATGTTGTCGCCAGCTCTGAAGTATTGAACGATGAATCGTTCAAAAATATTCACGCGACCAACGTAACTGCTATAGTCACGGACGAATGGTATCATCCCCTGCCCGGTCAATATGTGGAGCTCACAGTGCCGACCGGTAACGGCTTAATTTCGGAACCTTCAAGCGGTACCACAAACCAGTTCGGAGAGTTCAGGTCGGTATTCACTCTTGATAATAACTCATTCTATTTCGGCGAAGCGACCGTAAAAGCGGAAAGTAATGGGATGATGGCTACCGCGAATATCATCTACACGAACCGTTCTTTCCTTAGCGTATCGACTGAAGTGGAACCTCGCATAGCTGCAGTGAATAAGTCAGTTAATGTCACGATAAACATAACCGGGATCGGATGGAAAGTGGCTCCAAAGCCGGTCGATGCGATGCTAGTCATCGATACCTCCTCAAGTATGGACTGGTATGCAGACCTTGACCGGCAGGGAGAATTGCCGAAGACCGGCTGGATACCTGACGATAAAAAATGGTATAAGATCGGAGAATATACCATGACCCAAAGGCCGAAATCCATCGATTTCATGTGCGGATGGAGGTATAATAATCAGGGTCTTAGCGGGTCTCAGACCACTTATTATGACCTTCTCGTACAATACCCCAATGGGAATAATTACACCTGCACGTCAGGCCTGACCGAGCGCATTCACGTGGTCAATGACGCTAAGAACATGCCTCTCGGGACATACCAGCTTTACGCACGTTACCAGAATGGCACAATTGCGCCCCCATCTCCTTACTTCCTCTCAGTTGAGCTAAACACAAAAAGGATAAAAGCTGCCAAAGATGCCTCAAAGGATTTCGTCGAAACAGTATCCCCCCTTGACAGGGTCGGACTGGTATCTTATAACTCTAATTCACAATTAAGATATCCTCTTACGCCAATGTCCGGAGACCGTTCCGGCCTAATATCAAGTATAAACGGAATGTCACTGGGCGGAGGGACATATACTCATCTTGGTTTGTCCCGGGCTATCGATCATCTGCTATCTACTACCAACGATGATGTTAAGAAAGTTATCATTCTTCTGACGGACGGGTATTCATACTATCCCGACAATGATCGCGCCCAGGCTTTACGGGCCAGGGATAATGGTATAATATTATATACCGTGGGTTTCGGCGGCTGCGATGAGGAGCAACTGTCATACCTTGCAAACGTCACAGGGGGTAAATATTATCGCGCTTCCAACAGCAGCGACCTTTCCGAGAGATTCAAGTTTATCGCTACCGACATGCATGACACTATAGCACAGTCCAGCGAACTCACCCTTTTGGGCGAAAGGTCCGAGATCAACGGTACGGTGATAAATAATGCCGAATATGTATCCGGGTCTGCCATAGTTACGGCAACAAATGGTACCAAATACCAAAAAGACCCGACGATAACTTTCAACGACTCTTCCTATACGTTAAAATGGAACCCCGGAGTCATTCGGGTCAATGAGATATGGAGCGTAAAATATCAGCTTTTGATCAAGAAAGGCGGATACATTTATCCTATAGGCAACGGCAGCCAGATAAGCTTTTTAAGGCCTGATGATAGTATTGGCACTTCCGAGATCGGGTATGAGGTGATCTATGCAAGCGATAACCTTACTGCCGGATTAAACGCGGATGACCGGATCATTAATATCACCATTATATCGCCGGGTAATAATTCCCGGATCAGGAATGACCTGACAGAAGTAGTATGGCTTGTAAGGTATAACGATACCGGCAACTATACGCAGGTGATCGATTTCGCTCCGGATACAACGGGGATATTCAACGTCATTTCTACCGGGTTCCAGGGTAATATGTCCAATAATAATACGCCTTTCAAGGAATACTGGAATGTCCGGGACCTTCCCTTTGGTAATTATTTGTTGAGAATATCCGCATCGGACGGTAACAGCACTGATTCCACATTCATAGTAGTTAACCGTCCTGACATGAGAGGTCAAATAATACTGGAATAA
- a CDS encoding CxxC-x17-CxxC domain-containing protein: MRDTGFRGRRSFEGPKEMHKATCADCGKECEVPFKPTEGRPVYCRDCLPKHRKPRF, translated from the coding sequence ATGAGAGACACTGGATTTAGAGGCCGGAGAAGTTTCGAAGGCCCAAAAGAAATGCACAAGGCAACTTGTGCCGATTGTGGTAAAGAATGCGAAGTGCCCTTCAAGCCGACAGAAGGCAGGCCGGTATATTGCCGGGATTGTCTTCCGAAACATAGGAAGCCAAGGTTTTAG
- a CDS encoding anaerobic sulfatase maturase, translating into MTGTPAAFHVLAKPTGSICNLQCRYCFFLSKERLYPGNRFRMDDALLETYIRQVIESHQVPQVYVAWQGGEPTLMGLDFYRKSIELEKKHKKPDMTIINTLQTNGTTLDDEWCRFFKENNFLIGISIDGPRELHDAYRVDRSGNPTFDRVMRGLRLLQKYDVDFNILATIHASNADHPLDVYRFFRDEAGAQFIQFIPIVERDNETGFQEGQDVTGRSVKAEQFGNFLKAIFDEWVRRDVGRVFVQTFDVALANWAGVPSGLCIFSPTCGEAMALEHNGDMYSCDHFVEPKYFLGNIKEMHMSEIAGSLKQSRFGRDKLETLPAYCRECEVRFACHGGCPKDRIINTPDGEPGLNYLCAGYRSFFDHIDRPMKMMAQLLRQNRAPAEIMQILAGEQARRSYVKIGRNDPCPCGSGLKFKRCHGKY; encoded by the coding sequence ATGACAGGCACACCGGCCGCTTTCCATGTACTGGCAAAGCCTACAGGATCGATATGTAACCTGCAATGCAGGTATTGCTTCTTCCTCTCAAAGGAGAGGCTATACCCCGGAAACCGTTTCCGAATGGATGACGCGCTTCTGGAAACATACATACGGCAGGTGATCGAGTCGCATCAGGTGCCACAGGTATATGTGGCATGGCAGGGCGGAGAGCCGACCTTGATGGGGCTCGATTTTTATCGTAAGTCCATCGAACTCGAGAAAAAACATAAAAAACCCGACATGACCATAATTAACACGCTGCAAACGAACGGAACGACACTGGATGACGAGTGGTGCAGATTTTTCAAAGAGAATAACTTTCTCATCGGTATCAGTATAGACGGCCCTCGCGAACTACACGACGCATACCGCGTCGACAGGTCCGGGAATCCTACTTTTGACAGGGTGATGCGAGGCTTACGGCTTCTTCAAAAGTATGATGTAGACTTCAATATCCTTGCGACCATTCATGCCTCAAACGCAGATCATCCACTCGACGTATACCGGTTCTTCCGCGATGAAGCCGGAGCTCAATTCATACAGTTCATACCGATAGTTGAAAGGGATAATGAAACAGGATTCCAGGAAGGACAAGATGTCACCGGCAGGTCTGTAAAGGCAGAACAATTCGGAAATTTCCTGAAAGCGATATTCGATGAGTGGGTAAGAAGGGATGTAGGCCGTGTATTCGTACAGACGTTCGACGTAGCCCTTGCGAACTGGGCGGGCGTTCCTTCCGGGCTTTGCATTTTCTCTCCGACATGCGGCGAGGCCATGGCTCTTGAGCACAACGGTGACATGTACTCGTGCGATCACTTTGTAGAGCCGAAATATTTCCTTGGTAACATAAAAGAGATGCATATGTCAGAAATAGCGGGCTCATTAAAGCAAAGCCGGTTCGGAAGGGACAAGCTGGAAACATTGCCTGCTTATTGCCGCGAATGCGAAGTGCGTTTTGCCTGTCATGGCGGCTGCCCCAAAGACCGCATCATAAACACGCCGGACGGTGAGCCCGGATTGAACTATCTGTGTGCCGGTTACAGGTCATTCTTTGATCATATAGACCGGCCTATGAAAATGATGGCACAATTGCTCCGCCAGAACAGGGCTCCCGCCGAGATCATGCAGATCCTTGCCGGCGAACAGGCTCGAAGGTCATATGTAAAGATAGGGCGCAACGATCCATGCCCGTGCGGAAGCGGGCTTAAGTTCAAACGTTGTCATGGCAAATATTAA
- a CDS encoding arylsulfatase produces the protein MAKFIDPYSSGEFHGRIGRTYRESVPWWPEPVLAKEGSPNILYIVLDDVGFGSLSCYGGPIDTPTFDRLAANGLRYNNFHTTALCSPTRSCLLTGRNHHSNAMAGITEIATGFPGYNGHIPLTNAFLSEILTPNGYSAYAVGKWHLTPDEETNMASPRTRWPMGRGFERFYGFLGGETHQYDPDLVYDNHEIDPPKTPEEGYHLTEDLVDKTIDFIKDLKAVTPDKPFFIYFCTGACHAPHHVPKEWADQYKGLFDKGWDKVREETLERQKKMGIVPLNTELPPREPEVQEWDGLPDNEKKLYARMMEVFAGFLSHTDHHIGRLIDFLEETGDLDNTLIFVISDNGASAEGGQFGSVNENRFFNMVPESLEDNLKMLDELGGPRTYNHYPMGWTMAMNTPFKRWKRETHNGGISDPFIVHWPKGIKSKGEVRSQYLHAIDVMPTVLDILNIEHPIVVKGYVQKPIEGVSFGYSFDYEEAPSVRKTQYYEMFSYRAIYHDGWKAVAPWPFGKEVTEEELSRVKWELYHVDEDFSECHDVADRHPEKLQELIETWWMEAGKYHVLPLDGRGQERLAEPRPVMVKDRTKYTYYPGISPVPERVAADVKNRSHSITAHVNIPKGGADGVLLAHGSVFGGYSFYIKDRKLHYVHNYVGITEYRISSEFDVPEGEATLRFEFKKTGDHQGKGILFINGKKAGEGEIPHTVPIAYNLAGEGLCCGYDGGVPVTDDYKSPFKFTGKIKKVTVDISGEKKRDTELETRMAFARE, from the coding sequence ATGGCAAAATTTATCGATCCTTACAGCAGTGGAGAATTTCACGGCAGGATAGGAAGGACTTACCGGGAATCTGTACCCTGGTGGCCTGAACCTGTATTAGCGAAAGAAGGCTCGCCGAACATATTATATATCGTGCTCGACGATGTGGGCTTCGGCTCCTTAAGTTGTTATGGGGGCCCAATAGATACGCCGACGTTCGACAGGCTCGCAGCGAACGGGCTGCGGTACAATAACTTCCATACGACAGCATTATGTTCGCCGACCAGGTCCTGCCTTTTGACGGGAAGGAACCATCATTCGAACGCGATGGCAGGAATAACCGAGATAGCGACAGGGTTCCCGGGATATAACGGGCATATACCGCTTACTAACGCATTTTTATCAGAGATACTGACCCCTAATGGCTATTCTGCTTATGCTGTAGGTAAATGGCATCTCACTCCCGATGAAGAGACGAATATGGCGTCGCCCCGCACCAGATGGCCCATGGGAAGAGGATTTGAGAGATTTTATGGCTTCCTCGGCGGGGAGACCCACCAGTATGATCCTGACCTGGTATATGATAATCATGAAATTGATCCGCCTAAGACTCCCGAAGAAGGGTATCATCTGACCGAAGACCTCGTAGACAAGACTATAGATTTCATAAAAGACCTAAAGGCGGTAACGCCTGATAAGCCGTTCTTCATATACTTCTGCACAGGGGCATGCCATGCGCCTCATCATGTGCCGAAAGAGTGGGCGGATCAATATAAGGGGCTATTTGATAAAGGCTGGGATAAAGTCAGGGAGGAGACTCTGGAGAGGCAGAAAAAAATGGGCATCGTGCCTTTAAATACAGAATTGCCCCCGAGAGAGCCGGAAGTACAGGAATGGGACGGTCTGCCTGACAACGAGAAGAAGCTTTATGCCCGCATGATGGAGGTCTTTGCAGGCTTCCTCAGCCACACAGACCATCACATAGGGCGATTGATAGACTTTTTGGAGGAGACGGGCGATCTCGACAATACTCTGATATTTGTTATATCGGACAATGGCGCCAGCGCCGAAGGAGGGCAGTTTGGCTCAGTTAATGAGAACCGGTTTTTCAACATGGTACCGGAAAGCCTCGAAGATAATCTAAAGATGCTGGATGAACTCGGCGGGCCCAGAACTTATAACCATTACCCGATGGGCTGGACGATGGCGATGAACACTCCGTTCAAGCGCTGGAAGCGGGAAACACATAACGGCGGCATCAGCGATCCCTTTATCGTGCACTGGCCAAAGGGCATCAAGTCGAAAGGAGAGGTCAGGAGCCAGTATCTCCATGCTATCGATGTCATGCCCACTGTGCTTGACATCTTAAATATCGAGCATCCTATTGTGGTAAAAGGCTATGTTCAAAAACCTATAGAAGGCGTCAGCTTTGGGTACAGCTTCGATTACGAGGAGGCACCCAGCGTCCGTAAAACACAGTATTATGAGATGTTCTCATACCGGGCCATATATCATGACGGGTGGAAAGCCGTGGCTCCATGGCCATTTGGTAAAGAGGTCACCGAAGAGGAATTATCCCGGGTAAAATGGGAACTCTATCACGTCGATGAAGATTTTTCAGAATGCCATGATGTTGCGGACCGGCATCCGGAAAAACTTCAGGAACTGATAGAGACCTGGTGGATGGAGGCCGGCAAATACCATGTTCTGCCGCTGGACGGCCGGGGGCAGGAACGCCTCGCTGAGCCGAGGCCTGTCATGGTAAAGGACCGTACCAAATATACATATTACCCGGGCATATCCCCGGTCCCCGAAAGAGTCGCGGCGGATGTTAAAAACCGCTCTCATAGCATAACGGCGCATGTCAACATACCTAAAGGCGGGGCCGATGGCGTATTGCTCGCGCATGGCTCGGTTTTCGGCGGCTACTCATTCTATATCAAGGACAGAAAGCTGCATTACGTGCATAACTATGTAGGGATCACAGAGTATCGTATAAGCTCGGAGTTCGATGTGCCGGAAGGCGAAGCTACCTTGAGGTTCGAGTTCAAAAAGACTGGAGATCATCAGGGAAAAGGGATACTTTTCATTAACGGTAAAAAAGCCGGTGAAGGAGAGATCCCGCATACAGTGCCGATAGCCTATAATCTGGCCGGAGAAGGATTATGCTGCGGATATGACGGCGGCGTGCCGGTCACAGACGATTATAAGTCGCCTTTCAAGTTTACCGGTAAAATAAAGAAGGTCACCGTAGACATCAGCGGCGAAAAGAAGCGCGATACCGAGCTAGAGACAAGAATGGCGTTCGCCAGGGAGTAG
- a CDS encoding ATP-dependent 6-phosphofructokinase produces the protein MKNIGIVTSGGDAPGMNAAIRAVVRVAHSKDLKVTGFKKGWHGLIRNDCMVLTPRSVSGIIQHGGTILHTSRCPEFNTEEGVEKGCESLASNNIDGLVVIGGDGSFRAALELGNKSGVPMIGIPATIDNDVFGTDETIGFDTAVNTAVQQIDKIRDTAVSHDRIFVVEVMGRKRGFLASTVGITVGAEIILVPEVEFIAENVFEIIRENAEKGKKSGIIVAAEGIGDTHQLTKDIRENTGLETRLSILGYAQRGGNPTARSRLLASLFGNRSVELLFEGQGNKAVVFQNGSVKSIDIKDSCEGEKRLDLSLIRLAEILAK, from the coding sequence TTGAAGAATATTGGTATAGTGACAAGCGGGGGAGATGCGCCCGGCATGAACGCTGCGATCAGGGCGGTCGTTCGTGTAGCGCATTCGAAAGATCTTAAAGTCACCGGCTTCAAAAAAGGCTGGCATGGCTTGATCAGAAATGACTGTATGGTTCTGACGCCGCGTTCAGTAAGCGGAATAATCCAGCATGGCGGCACTATACTTCATACTTCCAGGTGCCCTGAGTTCAATACCGAAGAAGGCGTCGAGAAAGGCTGCGAGAGCCTCGCATCAAACAATATCGACGGGCTGGTGGTCATTGGCGGCGACGGTTCCTTCCGGGCAGCCTTAGAACTGGGTAATAAGTCGGGAGTACCGATGATCGGCATCCCGGCGACAATAGATAATGATGTCTTTGGCACGGACGAGACTATAGGGTTCGACACGGCGGTTAACACCGCGGTGCAGCAAATAGACAAGATCAGGGATACGGCTGTCTCTCATGACCGGATCTTCGTGGTGGAGGTCATGGGGCGAAAAAGGGGGTTCCTGGCATCTACCGTAGGAATAACGGTAGGGGCTGAGATCATACTTGTCCCTGAAGTAGAGTTCATAGCGGAAAACGTATTCGAGATCATCCGAGAAAATGCCGAAAAAGGAAAAAAGTCGGGCATAATCGTGGCAGCCGAAGGTATCGGCGACACTCATCAGCTTACAAAGGACATCAGGGAAAACACCGGGCTGGAAACAAGGCTCAGCATTTTAGGATATGCCCAGAGAGGCGGGAACCCTACGGCAAGAAGCCGGCTATTGGCAAGCCTTTTTGGGAACAGGTCCGTCGAGCTATTGTTCGAAGGCCAGGGGAACAAAGCAGTTGTCTTTCAAAACGGCAGTGTAAAGAGTATTGATATAAAGGATTCTTGCGAAGGTGAAAAGCGTCTTGATCTAAGCTTGATCAGACTGGCAGAAATCCTGGCGAAATGA
- a CDS encoding DUF1059 domain-containing protein has translation MTKEFSCKSTGSDCPFMVRDENVDELVSMVQRHAKDVHDEKLSKDDILKFTKSV, from the coding sequence ATTACAAAAGAATTCAGCTGTAAGTCCACAGGTTCCGACTGTCCTTTCATGGTCCGTGACGAGAACGTTGACGAGCTTGTCTCTATGGTACAGAGGCATGCAAAGGACGTCCATGACGAGAAACTATCAAAGGACGACATTCTAAAATTTACTAAGAGCGTGTAG
- a CDS encoding flavodoxin domain-containing protein encodes MAKFVLLYLSMSGNTKAIADAVIDGARSEDVDVIAMDLCDARIEDIVAANAIGIGSPTYDHNMMAPVERLLDRLGKEDVTGKYGVAFGSYGWTGEAPVLIAERMRKIGIKVVDPVIRIQYGPSEKEADGCRLLGKDVALKIKRSKTLIHA; translated from the coding sequence ATGGCCAAATTCGTGCTATTGTACCTGAGCATGTCCGGTAATACAAAGGCTATTGCGGATGCCGTGATCGACGGGGCTCGCTCGGAGGATGTCGACGTTATCGCTATGGATCTTTGTGACGCGAGGATAGAAGACATAGTGGCTGCGAATGCCATTGGTATCGGGTCTCCGACATACGATCATAATATGATGGCCCCGGTAGAAAGACTTCTGGACCGGCTCGGCAAGGAGGACGTGACCGGAAAATATGGCGTAGCCTTCGGGTCTTACGGATGGACCGGGGAAGCTCCTGTACTTATCGCTGAAAGGATGAGGAAGATCGGCATAAAAGTGGTAGACCCGGTAATACGCATCCAGTACGGGCCTTCCGAAAAGGAGGCTGACGGATGCAGGTTACTGGGCAAGGATGTAGCATTAAAAATAAAAAGGTCAAAAACCCTGATACATGCCTGA
- a CDS encoding bacteriorhodopsin, with the protein MAGEEIIVFWAGAVVFAIAAIGFTLLESRIKTDKWPFRDEAFVSFITVISYVIMANGILTVTAPNGQPIYWTRWLFYIGSCVILATEVARIGGKLRGETLEVAILTGIVMFCGFLASYFTTPERWYYFALSSAAYIGLLMSLVRWRAADQRYRKPIVGFIMAMWSLFPVVWILAPTGFGVISPFTEAILYGILDLVTKIGFGLFVVYRIKNVFATQERREPVKAVPAR; encoded by the coding sequence ATGGCCGGCGAAGAGATAATAGTATTTTGGGCAGGAGCTGTTGTATTTGCCATTGCTGCGATAGGGTTCACATTACTTGAGAGCAGGATAAAGACGGATAAATGGCCATTCAGGGATGAGGCTTTTGTTTCTTTCATTACGGTCATATCATATGTCATCATGGCGAATGGCATACTGACAGTGACAGCCCCTAACGGACAGCCGATATACTGGACCAGGTGGCTTTTCTACATAGGAAGCTGTGTTATACTGGCCACTGAAGTTGCCCGGATCGGAGGTAAACTGCGCGGGGAGACGCTGGAAGTAGCCATCCTCACAGGCATAGTGATGTTCTGCGGATTTTTGGCAAGCTATTTTACCACTCCCGAACGGTGGTATTATTTTGCCCTGAGCTCGGCAGCATATATCGGCCTGTTGATGTCGCTAGTACGCTGGAGAGCGGCGGACCAGAGATACAGGAAGCCGATCGTCGGGTTCATTATGGCTATGTGGTCGCTGTTCCCGGTTGTTTGGATACTGGCCCCGACAGGGTTTGGTGTGATCTCACCATTCACCGAAGCAATACTATATGGCATCCTTGACCTCGTCACAAAGATAGGGTTCGGCCTGTTCGTTGTGTACAGGATCAAGAACGTGTTCGCGACACAAGAAAGGAGAGAGCCCGTTAAAGCTGTGCCGGCCAGATAA
- a CDS encoding flavodoxin family protein codes for MKMLVACYSYTGNTLKAAEALQRLIGADLTRIEALKDRWYLFKAYYAIKEKKVPIKPCITDLKDYDGIIICCPVWAGKTPSAVNEYLSKLENVRGKKFAILITSGGGKQQKASVRIKEQLEKCGARYIDMLRILEKDINNDEYLKKVESFAKKF; via the coding sequence ATGAAAATGCTGGTGGCATGTTATTCCTACACAGGCAATACGCTTAAAGCAGCCGAAGCTTTACAGAGATTAATCGGTGCGGATCTCACCCGTATAGAAGCTTTAAAGGACCGGTGGTACCTTTTCAAGGCATACTATGCCATTAAAGAAAAGAAAGTCCCTATAAAGCCGTGTATCACGGATCTCAAGGATTATGACGGTATAATCATCTGCTGTCCGGTATGGGCAGGGAAAACTCCGTCGGCTGTAAACGAATATCTTTCAAAGCTTGAGAACGTCCGTGGAAAAAAGTTCGCGATACTGATAACGTCCGGCGGAGGCAAGCAGCAAAAAGCGTCGGTCCGTATAAAAGAACAATTAGAGAAATGCGGCGCAAGGTATATTGATATGTTAAGGATACTGGAAAAGGACATTAATAACGATGAATACCTTAAAAAAGTGGAATCGTTCGCGAAAAAATTTTAA
- a CDS encoding EFR1 family ferrodoxin (N-terminal region resembles flavodoxins. C-terminal ferrodoxin region binds two 4Fe-4S clusters.): MSKMIPIIYFSSSNNTKYTAEIISRGLASYSLEPLMVRVEEAGEYAGILSGCDVIGIGSPIYAGNFTEPVKKFVSSFDLSDKRVFLFSTASEAFFGSMDVMKKTVGERGGTIIGSLETKFFGAMDGVFLIDLFSGRFPLKKDDIKRIYSFGQDVGSVICSGEGCANYEDHILGATASTIVKNIFEPPAMGLLKRLLFRTSPDKCIKCKKCQKTCPGEAINVDDTGPHIDNGKCILCFRCFKSCPTKALYLSAGKDREFYRGPWQLKGYIDPDDVRGLFDR, translated from the coding sequence ATGAGCAAGATGATCCCTATAATATATTTCTCATCGTCGAACAATACAAAATATACTGCCGAGATAATATCCAGAGGTCTCGCTTCGTACAGCCTTGAGCCTTTGATGGTGCGGGTTGAGGAGGCGGGGGAGTACGCAGGCATACTGTCAGGCTGTGATGTCATAGGGATAGGATCTCCCATCTATGCGGGTAACTTTACGGAGCCTGTAAAAAAATTTGTATCATCATTCGATCTATCCGATAAACGCGTATTTTTATTCTCCACCGCTTCGGAAGCATTCTTTGGCTCGATGGACGTTATGAAAAAGACGGTCGGAGAGCGAGGGGGAACTATCATCGGCTCGCTTGAGACTAAATTTTTTGGGGCGATGGACGGCGTTTTTCTTATAGACCTTTTCTCCGGCAGATTCCCGCTGAAAAAAGACGATATTAAGAGAATATACTCTTTCGGACAGGATGTAGGCTCCGTCATATGCTCGGGCGAAGGCTGTGCAAATTATGAGGATCACATTCTGGGCGCGACGGCCTCTACTATCGTAAAAAATATTTTTGAGCCTCCTGCTATGGGCCTGTTGAAGAGACTGTTGTTTAGAACTTCTCCGGATAAGTGCATTAAATGTAAAAAGTGTCAAAAAACATGTCCCGGGGAAGCTATCAATGTCGACGATACCGGTCCACACATAGACAATGGCAAATGTATACTGTGCTTCCGGTGCTTTAAGTCATGCCCGACGAAAGCGCTTTACCTGAGCGCAGGCAAAGACCGGGAATTTTACCGGGGCCCATGGCAGCTAAAAGGGTATATAGACCCCGATGACGTTCGTGGGCTTTTTGACCGGTGA